Proteins encoded by one window of Bacillus sp. DTU_2020_1000418_1_SI_GHA_SEK_038:
- the jag gene encoding RNA-binding cell elongation regulator Jag/EloR translates to MKQVTATGQTVEEAVKSALAQLQTTEERAEITIVDEGKKGIFGIFGSRPAIVKAVMKIDPIEEGEKFLLDVSEKMGVAIEIEVIGSGRNIEFILTGEKIALLIGKRGQTLNSLQYLTQLVINRYSEQYINVLLDAEDYRKRRNDTLIQLAGRLAQKAIKTGQTVTLEPMPSYERKVIHTALAENKRIKTYSSGNDPHRHLVITPVK, encoded by the coding sequence GTGAAACAAGTAACTGCTACAGGACAGACCGTCGAGGAAGCAGTAAAGTCGGCTCTAGCTCAGTTGCAGACAACGGAAGAACGTGCAGAAATTACAATCGTCGATGAAGGCAAAAAAGGGATCTTTGGCATCTTTGGTTCACGACCTGCAATTGTAAAAGCTGTGATGAAAATTGACCCAATTGAAGAAGGGGAGAAATTCCTGTTAGATGTAAGTGAAAAGATGGGCGTTGCGATTGAAATAGAGGTAATTGGCAGCGGGAGAAACATCGAATTCATTTTAACAGGAGAAAAAATTGCTCTTCTTATTGGAAAAAGGGGTCAGACTTTAAATTCTTTGCAGTATTTAACACAATTAGTTATAAATCGCTATTCAGAACAATACATTAACGTATTACTGGATGCGGAGGATTACCGAAAAAGGCGAAATGATACGCTTATTCAGTTAGCTGGGCGGCTAGCCCAAAAGGCGATAAAGACAGGTCAAACGGTTACTTTAGAACCGATGCCTTCTTATGAAAGAAAGGTTATTCATACCGCTTTAGCCGAAAATAAACGAATAAAAACGTATTCAAGCGGAAACGATCCGCATCGTCATCTCGTTATTACACCAGTTAAATAA
- the mnmE gene encoding tRNA uridine-5-carboxymethylaminomethyl(34) synthesis GTPase MnmE, whose product MELDTIAAISTPMGEGAIAIVRLSGDEAIAIADKMFRGVGGKRLKEVASHTIHYGHMVDPKTNEIAEEVMVSLMKGPKTFTKEDVVEINCHGGIASVNRVLQLVLSHGARLAEPGEFTKRAFLNGRIDLSQAEAVMDLIRAKTDRAMNVALGQMEGRLSKLIRKLRQEILETLAHVEVNIDYPEYDDVEEMTHGLLLEKGSYVKEEIEKLLRTSHQGKILREGLSTVIVGRPNVGKSSLLNSLVQENKAIVTDIPGTTRDVIEEYVNVRGVPLRLLDTAGIRETEDIVERIGVERSRQVLKEADLILLVLNYSDDFTEEDENLFEAVEGMDVIVIVNKTDLPQKIDMERVRNLSRNHKLVTTSLLEDRGVDELEEAIASLFFEGSIESRDMTYVSNSRHIALLNQAFSAMEDALMAVEMGTPIDIVQIDFTRTWELLGEIIGDSVHESLIDQLFSQFCLGK is encoded by the coding sequence ATGGAATTAGATACGATTGCAGCCATATCTACGCCGATGGGCGAGGGAGCGATTGCGATTGTTCGGTTAAGCGGGGATGAGGCGATCGCGATTGCTGATAAAATGTTTAGAGGTGTTGGCGGAAAAAGACTGAAAGAGGTAGCATCTCATACGATCCATTATGGGCATATGGTCGATCCAAAGACGAATGAGATAGCTGAAGAAGTAATGGTCTCGCTCATGAAGGGACCAAAAACCTTCACTAAAGAGGATGTCGTTGAAATTAATTGCCACGGAGGAATTGCTTCTGTCAATCGAGTGCTCCAGCTTGTTCTGAGTCATGGGGCTAGACTTGCGGAGCCAGGGGAGTTTACGAAGAGAGCCTTCTTGAATGGACGGATTGATTTATCTCAGGCTGAAGCTGTCATGGACTTAATTCGGGCAAAAACGGATCGGGCGATGAATGTGGCTCTTGGACAAATGGAAGGCAGACTTTCGAAGCTTATTCGGAAGCTTCGTCAGGAAATATTAGAGACGCTCGCACATGTTGAGGTAAATATTGACTATCCTGAATATGATGATGTGGAGGAAATGACCCATGGGCTCCTTTTAGAAAAAGGCTCCTATGTCAAAGAGGAGATTGAAAAGCTGCTTCGTACCTCTCATCAGGGGAAAATTTTACGTGAGGGCTTATCAACGGTGATTGTTGGTCGGCCAAATGTAGGAAAATCCTCTTTATTGAATAGTCTTGTTCAAGAAAACAAGGCAATCGTTACAGACATTCCTGGAACAACTCGTGATGTGATAGAAGAGTATGTGAATGTTCGCGGTGTGCCATTACGTTTATTGGATACAGCAGGGATAAGAGAAACTGAGGATATAGTTGAACGAATCGGTGTTGAAAGGTCCCGGCAGGTGTTAAAGGAAGCGGACCTTATTTTGCTTGTTCTGAACTACTCGGATGATTTTACGGAAGAGGATGAGAATTTATTTGAGGCAGTCGAAGGTATGGACGTGATCGTCATTGTGAATAAAACCGACCTGCCTCAAAAGATTGATATGGAACGGGTTCGAAACCTTTCTCGGAACCATAAGCTTGTCACAACATCCTTATTAGAGGATAGGGGAGTAGATGAGCTGGAAGAAGCAATTGCTTCTCTCTTTTTTGAGGGCTCGATCGAATCAAGGGATATGACGTATGTTTCGAATTCCCGTCATATTGCCTTATTGAATCAGGCATTTAGTGCCATGGAAGATGCTTTAATGGCAGTTGAGATGGGAACGCCTATCGATATTGTACAAATTGATTTTACAAGAACATGGGAGCTGCTTGGCGAAATCATCGGAGACAGCGTCCACGAGAGCTTAATCGATCAGTTATTCTCGCAGTTCTGTTTAGGGAAATAG